The Cricetulus griseus strain 17A/GY chromosome 9, alternate assembly CriGri-PICRH-1.0, whole genome shotgun sequence genome has a segment encoding these proteins:
- the Znf599 gene encoding zinc finger protein 599 isoform X3, with protein sequence MSFLGPSAGQEATRAVNRGERSGEEGPRGQRIHFQLPPPAFRGLPPAVPMATPAPASVSFEDVAVTFTVEEWGRLDLAQRMLYQEVMMETRGLLASLGEEAKSNDASTATASQLFPEQLSQRSSEDSKLGQTKDKEMWSEMPDGKRRTTDSSKETCPGELSCTHDDLETDGLCLQVSQAQATPQDSAHEHGSQRSEKGPVVVGSPYQCKDCGKVLRNNWALVWHQQTHAGVKPYECGECGKMCRDVADSIQHLRIHTGEKRHKCTECEKAFKRSSHLTEHQRLHTGDKPYVCKECGKTFSHRSTFIQHKVTHSTEKPFLCKECGKAFYYSSSFAQHVRIHTGKKLYECSQCGKSFTHSSTFVKHKRTHTGEKPYECKDCGKAFTHHSTFLHHNMTHTGAKPFVCRECGKAFCVNSSFTQHMRIHTGEKPYECSECGKAFTQRSTFIRHQRTHTGEKPFECKECGRAFCDTSSLIQHMRLHTGEKPYECSECGKAFTHHSVFTRHSRTHSGVKPLECKECAKAFYYSSSFIRHMRIHTGEKPYVCRECGRAFSQPANFLRHSRIHTGEKPFECTVCEKAFYDTFALIRHMRTHTGEKPFECSECGKTFSHNSSFIQHQKIHTRV encoded by the exons ATGTCATTCTTGGGTCCCAGCGCTGGGCAGGAGGCAACCCGGGCTGTGAATCGAGGGGAGCGGAGCGGAGAAGAAGGACCCCGAGGACAGAGGATCCACTTCCAGCTCCCGCCTCCCGCTTTTCGGGGCCTCCCGCCGGCGGTCCCCATGGCGACGCCCGCGCCG GCCTCGGTTTCCTTCGAAGATGTGGCTGTGACCTTCACCGTGGAAGAATGGGGACGTCTGGACCTGGCTCAGAGGATGCTGTACCAGGAGGTGATGATGGAGACCCGTGggcttctggcctctctgg GTGAAGAAGCAAAATCCAATGATGCCTCAACAGCCACTGCTTCTCAGTTGTTCCCAGAACAGCTgtcacagagatcctcagagGATTCCAAGTTAGGGCAGACCAAGGATAAAGAAATGTGGTCAGAAATGCCAGATGGGAAGAGAAGAACAACAGACTCTTCCAAGGAGACATGCCCTGGAGAGCTGAGTTGTACACATGATGATTTGGAGACAGATGGTCTCTGTTTACAAGTCTCACAGGCACAGGCAACTCCACAAGATTCTGCCCATGAACATGGTTCCCAAAGATCAGAAAAAGGGCCTGTCGTTGTAGGGAGCCCTTATCAATGTAAAGATTGTGGGAAAGTGCTGAGGAATAATTGGGCCTTAGTATGGCATCAACAGACTCATGCTGGAGTAAAGCCTTACGAATGCGGTGAGTGCGGGAAAATGTGTCGTGACGTGGCCGACTCCATTCAGCATCTGAGGattcatactggggagaaacGACATAAGTGCACCGAGTGTGAGAAGGCCTTCAAACGCAGTTCTCACCTCACTGAGCACCAGCGGCTCCACACTGGAGATAAACCCTACGTGTGCAAAGAATGCGGGAAAACCTTCTCCCATCGCTCCACTTTCATCCAGCACAAGGTGACCCACTCGACAGAAAAGCCTTTCCTGTGCAAAGAATGTGGGAAAGCTTTTTACTACAGCTCTTCGTTTGCCCAGCACGTGAGGATTCACACCGGGAAGAAGCTGTATGAGTGCAGCCAGTGCGGGAAGTCCTTCACTCACTCCTCCACTTTTGTGAAACATAAGAGAACCCATACTGGAGAAAAGCCCTACGAGTGCAAAGACTGCGGCAAAGCGTTCACCCACCACTCTACTTTTCTCCACCACAATATGACCCACACAGGAGCAAAGCCCTTTGTGTGCCGAGAATGCGGGAAAGCTTTCTGTGTCAATTCATCCTTCACTCAGCACATGAGGATCCACACCGGGGAGAAGCCATACGAGTGCAGCGAGTGTGGGAAGGCCTTTACCCAGCGCTCCACTTTTATAAGGCATCagaggacacatactggagagaaaccctttgAGTGCAAAGAATGTGGAAGGGCCTTTTGTGACACCTCTTCTCTGATTCAACACATGAGACTTCACACTGGCGAGAAGCCCTATGAGTGCAGTGAATGCGGAAAGGCCTTCACCCACCACTCCGTTTTCACCCGACACTCGAGAACCCACAGCGGAGTCAAACCCCTGGAATGCAAAGAATGTGCAAAAGCCTTTTACTATAGCTCCTCCTTCATCCGACACATGAggattcatactggagagaagccttatgtTTGCAGAGAATGTGGGAGAGCCTTCAGTCAACCTGCAAATTTTCTTCGGCACAGCAGgatccatactggagagaaaccctttgAATGCACAGTATGCGAGAAGGCCTTTTATGACACCTTTGCCTTAATTAGGCACATGAgaactcacactggagagaaaccctttgAATGCAGTGAATGTGGGAAGACCTTCAGCCATAATTCATCCTTCATTCAGCACCAAAAGATCCATACCAGGGTTTAA
- the Znf599 gene encoding zinc finger protein 599 isoform X2, with product MSFLGPSAGQEATRAVNRGERSGEEGPRGQRIHFQLPPPAFRGLPPAVPMATPAPASVSFEDVAVTFTVEEWGRLDLAQRMLYQEVMMETRGLLASLGHRVPKPELLYPQEHCQGVWAVKTGLPQGTCTGEEAKSNDASTATASQLFPEQLSQRSSEDSKLGQTKDKEMWSEMPDGKRRTTDSSKETCPGELSCTHDDLETDGLCLQVSQAQATPQDSAHEHGSQRSEKGPVVVGSPYQCKDCGKVLRNNWALVWHQQTHAGVKPYECGECGKMCRDVADSIQHLRIHTGEKRHKCTECEKAFKRSSHLTEHQRLHTGDKPYVCKECGKTFSHRSTFIQHKVTHSTEKPFLCKECGKAFYYSSSFAQHVRIHTGKKLYECSQCGKSFTHSSTFVKHKRTHTGEKPYECKDCGKAFTHHSTFLHHNMTHTGAKPFVCRECGKAFCVNSSFTQHMRIHTGEKPYECSECGKAFTQRSTFIRHQRTHTGEKPFECKECGRAFCDTSSLIQHMRLHTGEKPYECSECGKAFTHHSVFTRHSRTHSGVKPLECKECAKAFYYSSSFIRHMRIHTGEKPYVCRECGRAFSQPANFLRHSRIHTGEKPFECTVCEKAFYDTFALIRHMRTHTGEKPFECSECGKTFSHNSSFIQHQKIHTRV from the exons ATGTCATTCTTGGGTCCCAGCGCTGGGCAGGAGGCAACCCGGGCTGTGAATCGAGGGGAGCGGAGCGGAGAAGAAGGACCCCGAGGACAGAGGATCCACTTCCAGCTCCCGCCTCCCGCTTTTCGGGGCCTCCCGCCGGCGGTCCCCATGGCGACGCCCGCGCCG GCCTCGGTTTCCTTCGAAGATGTGGCTGTGACCTTCACCGTGGAAGAATGGGGACGTCTGGACCTGGCTCAGAGGATGCTGTACCAGGAGGTGATGATGGAGACCCGTGggcttctggcctctctgg GGCATCGTGTTCCCAAGCCAGAGCTTCTCTACCCCCAGGAGCATTGTCAGGGAGTGTGGGCAGTGAAGACGGGACTCCCCCAAGGCACCTGCACAG GTGAAGAAGCAAAATCCAATGATGCCTCAACAGCCACTGCTTCTCAGTTGTTCCCAGAACAGCTgtcacagagatcctcagagGATTCCAAGTTAGGGCAGACCAAGGATAAAGAAATGTGGTCAGAAATGCCAGATGGGAAGAGAAGAACAACAGACTCTTCCAAGGAGACATGCCCTGGAGAGCTGAGTTGTACACATGATGATTTGGAGACAGATGGTCTCTGTTTACAAGTCTCACAGGCACAGGCAACTCCACAAGATTCTGCCCATGAACATGGTTCCCAAAGATCAGAAAAAGGGCCTGTCGTTGTAGGGAGCCCTTATCAATGTAAAGATTGTGGGAAAGTGCTGAGGAATAATTGGGCCTTAGTATGGCATCAACAGACTCATGCTGGAGTAAAGCCTTACGAATGCGGTGAGTGCGGGAAAATGTGTCGTGACGTGGCCGACTCCATTCAGCATCTGAGGattcatactggggagaaacGACATAAGTGCACCGAGTGTGAGAAGGCCTTCAAACGCAGTTCTCACCTCACTGAGCACCAGCGGCTCCACACTGGAGATAAACCCTACGTGTGCAAAGAATGCGGGAAAACCTTCTCCCATCGCTCCACTTTCATCCAGCACAAGGTGACCCACTCGACAGAAAAGCCTTTCCTGTGCAAAGAATGTGGGAAAGCTTTTTACTACAGCTCTTCGTTTGCCCAGCACGTGAGGATTCACACCGGGAAGAAGCTGTATGAGTGCAGCCAGTGCGGGAAGTCCTTCACTCACTCCTCCACTTTTGTGAAACATAAGAGAACCCATACTGGAGAAAAGCCCTACGAGTGCAAAGACTGCGGCAAAGCGTTCACCCACCACTCTACTTTTCTCCACCACAATATGACCCACACAGGAGCAAAGCCCTTTGTGTGCCGAGAATGCGGGAAAGCTTTCTGTGTCAATTCATCCTTCACTCAGCACATGAGGATCCACACCGGGGAGAAGCCATACGAGTGCAGCGAGTGTGGGAAGGCCTTTACCCAGCGCTCCACTTTTATAAGGCATCagaggacacatactggagagaaaccctttgAGTGCAAAGAATGTGGAAGGGCCTTTTGTGACACCTCTTCTCTGATTCAACACATGAGACTTCACACTGGCGAGAAGCCCTATGAGTGCAGTGAATGCGGAAAGGCCTTCACCCACCACTCCGTTTTCACCCGACACTCGAGAACCCACAGCGGAGTCAAACCCCTGGAATGCAAAGAATGTGCAAAAGCCTTTTACTATAGCTCCTCCTTCATCCGACACATGAggattcatactggagagaagccttatgtTTGCAGAGAATGTGGGAGAGCCTTCAGTCAACCTGCAAATTTTCTTCGGCACAGCAGgatccatactggagagaaaccctttgAATGCACAGTATGCGAGAAGGCCTTTTATGACACCTTTGCCTTAATTAGGCACATGAgaactcacactggagagaaaccctttgAATGCAGTGAATGTGGGAAGACCTTCAGCCATAATTCATCCTTCATTCAGCACCAAAAGATCCATACCAGGGTTTAA